In Calonectris borealis chromosome 8, bCalBor7.hap1.2, whole genome shotgun sequence, a single genomic region encodes these proteins:
- the ANKRD13C gene encoding ankyrin repeat domain-containing protein 13C — protein MTGEKLRSLRRDHKPSKEDGDLLAPGEEEAAAAPGGIFTGGRGSSGKGGRAGGHRIFSNHHRLPLKGGPAAGGTGPPAEPDKCPAHFPVHECVFKGDVRRLSALIRTQGIGQKDSHGNTPLHLAVMLGHKECAHLLLAHNAPVKVKNAQGWSPLAEAISYGDRQMITALLRKLKQQSRESVEEKRPRLLKALKELGDFYLELHWDFQSWVPLLSRILPSDACKIHKQGINIRLDTTLIDFTDMKCQRGDLSFIFNGDAAPSESFVVLDNEQKVYQRIHHEESEMETEEEVDILMSSDIYSATLSTKSITFTRAQTGWLFREDKTERVGNFLADFYLVNGLVLESRKRREHLSEEDILRNKAIMESLSKGGNLMEQNFEPVRRQSLTPPSPNTITWEEYISAENGKAPHLGRELVCKESKKTFKATIAMSQEFPLGIESLLNVLEVIAPFKHFNKLREFVQMKLPPGFPVKLDIPVFPTITATVTFQEFRYDEFDESIFTIPDDYKEDPSRFPDL, from the exons ATGACCGGAGAGAAGCTGCGCTCGCTGCGCAGGGACCACAAGCCCAGCAAGGAGGACGGGGACCTGCTGGCGCCTGGCGAGGAGGAGGCGGCCGCCGCGCCCGGAGGCATCTTCACCGGGGGGCGCGGGAGCAGCGGCaagggcggccgggccgggggccacCGCATCTTCAGCAACCACCACCGGCTGCCGCTGAAgggggggccggcggccggcgggACGGGCCCGCCCGCCGAGCCCGACAAGTGCCCGGCGCACTTCCCCGTGCACGAGTGCGTCTTCAAGGGGGACGTGAGGCGGCTCTCGGCCCTCATCCGCACCCAGGGCATCGGCCAGAAGGACAGTCACG GAAACACTCCTTTACATCTTGCTGTGATGTTGGGACATAAAG AATGTGCCCACTTGCTTTTAGCCCATAATGCTCCAGTAAAGGTGAAAAATGCTCAGGGATGGAGCCCTCTTGCAGAAGCCATCAGCTATGGAGATAGACAAATGA TTACAGCACTCCTAAGGAAGCTTAAACAGCAGTCCAGGGAAAGTGTTGAAGAAAAGCGACCTCGATTATTAAAAGCCCTGAAAGAG CTAGGTGACTTCTATCTAGAGCTTCACTGGGATTTTCAAAGTTGGG TGCCTTTACTTTCCCGAATTCTGCCTTCTGATGCATGTAAAATACACAAACAAGGTATAAATATCAG GCTGGACACAACTCTCATAGACTTTACCGACATGAAGTGCCAACGAGGGGatttaagcttcatttttaatggTGATGCCGCACCCTCTGAATCTTTTGTAGTTTTAGACAATGAACAAAAAGTTTACCAGCGAATACATCATGAG GAATCTGAGATGGAAACAGAAGAAGAGGTTGACATTTTGATGAGCAGTGATATTTACTCAGCAACATTATCAACCAAATCAATTACCTTCACACGTGCCCAAACAGGATGGCTTTTTCGAGAAGACAAAACA GAAAGAGTAGGAAACTTTTTGGCAGATTTCTACTTGGTTAATGGACTTGTATTAGAatcaaggaaaagaagagaacatCTCAGTGAGGAGGATATTCTTCGAAATAAAGCTATCATGGAGAGCCTGAGTAAAGGTGGCAACTTAATGGAACAAAATTTTGAG CCTGTCAGACGGCAGTCACTTACTCCGCCATCACCCAATACAATTACATGGGAAGAGTACATATCTGCTGAAAATGGAAA AGCTCCTCATCTGGGTAGAGAGCTGGTctgcaaagaaagcaagaaaacctTTAAAGCCACGATAGCTATGAGCCAGGAATTTCCCTTAGGAATTGAATC attGTTGAATGTTTTAGAAGTAATTGCACCCTTCAAGCACTTTAACAAACTTAGAGAATTTGTTCAAATGAAGCTTCCACCAGGCTTTCCTGTAAAATTAG ATATTCCTGTATTTCCCACCATCACAGCCACTGTGACTTTTCAGGAGTTCCGTTACGATGAATTTGATGAATCCATCTTCACTATTCCTGATGACTACAAGGAGGACCCCAGCCGTTTTCCTGATCTCTAA